One genomic window of Aquisalimonas sp. 2447 includes the following:
- the tnpB gene encoding IS66 family insertion sequence element accessory protein TnpB (TnpB, as the term is used for proteins encoded by IS66 family insertion elements, is considered an accessory protein, since TnpC, encoded by a neighboring gene, is a DDE family transposase.) yields the protein MIRPGTDVAVYLCREPVDMRKSIDGLSLLVQEVMACDPFTAAVFVFCNRARDKVKILFWERNGFVVWYKRLEQERFKWPACGERERLTLSGQELNWLLDGIDITRMQPHKALHFQSVG from the coding sequence ATGATCCGGCCCGGGACGGATGTGGCGGTGTATCTGTGCCGCGAGCCCGTGGACATGCGCAAGTCGATTGACGGTTTGTCGCTGCTCGTCCAGGAGGTCATGGCGTGCGATCCGTTCACCGCGGCGGTGTTCGTGTTCTGCAACCGGGCGCGGGATAAGGTGAAGATCCTGTTCTGGGAGCGCAACGGCTTTGTGGTCTGGTACAAACGCCTCGAGCAGGAGCGGTTCAAGTGGCCGGCTTGCGGTGAGCGGGAGCGGCTCACGCTCTCGGGCCAGGAGCTCAACTGGTTGCTCGACGGCATCGACATCACCCGTATGCAGCCGCACAAAGCGTTGCATTTTCAGTCGGTTGGATGA
- a CDS encoding flavin reductase family protein translates to MAADFYFYEPARGHGLPHDPFNAMVAPRPIGWISSQDAAGRLNLAPYSFFNAFNYRPPIVGFASIGFKDSVRNILETGEFGWNLATRSLAEAMNASCAHVAPEVDEFELAGLTPAASRVISAPRVAEAPVSFECRLTQHLQLQGADGRKADTWMVFGEVVGVHVDRSLLRDGIYDTAAAQPILRAGGPADYFTVTPEQLFRMHRPG, encoded by the coding sequence ATGGCCGCAGACTTCTACTTCTACGAGCCCGCCCGGGGGCACGGCCTGCCCCACGACCCGTTCAACGCCATGGTGGCGCCCCGCCCCATCGGCTGGATCTCCTCGCAGGACGCGGCCGGCCGGTTGAACCTGGCCCCTTACAGCTTCTTCAACGCCTTCAACTACCGGCCGCCCATCGTCGGCTTCGCCAGCATCGGCTTCAAGGACTCCGTGCGCAACATCCTGGAGACCGGCGAGTTCGGCTGGAACCTGGCCACCCGGTCGCTGGCCGAGGCCATGAACGCCAGCTGTGCCCACGTGGCCCCGGAGGTGGACGAGTTCGAACTGGCCGGACTGACGCCGGCCGCCTCCCGGGTGATCAGCGCGCCGCGGGTCGCAGAGGCGCCGGTGTCCTTCGAATGCCGGCTGACCCAGCATCTGCAGCTGCAGGGTGCTGATGGTCGCAAGGCAGATACCTGGATGGTGTTTGGCGAGGTGGTGGGCGTGCACGTGGACCGTTCCCTGCTGCGCGACGGCATCTACGACACCGCCGCCGCCCAGCCCATACTTCGTGCCGGCGGTCCGGCGGACTACTTCACGGTGACACCCGAACAGCTCTTCCGGATGCACCGGCCTGGTTAG
- a CDS encoding carboxypeptidase regulatory-like domain-containing protein, with protein sequence MDGSFEPGGPVASNLQSDAEAELALLVLDRGGFAPGDGLLERLSAGVDDHTELLALAIRQASVQGQQAPTELIETLLERQQPDGGFADAPGHPSSVQATAFALLALQSAGHEADSAVESGVLFLREQQQHDGGWEEIESLSRVYTSALATRALSRYASAFGLGPTLTEARAYLVAERHSDGGYGTSWETAHALLAILPVTPREEAFEPPLQWLLGQQASDGDWDGDVYSTALALRALHTAQQLDGGETVLPDDPDKSTVVGRITSAANGRPVAQASVFREGDEELVANTGSDGAFELVVPADKDVTLVYAADGFSGTTQTVRVSRSELVDLGEIALIPEPDTGRLLGAVTDRETGAPVAEAQARISGDSAAETGTGSHGNYAFVLPAGSYTVTITAPGYHPVSVEFQLAVAQDLKFSPGLTPVSEPPPGDEPVTVTGEVRSSGSGEPLAGALVSSGAQEVATDDTGGFRFDAIDTGEQTFTVTAAAHEGVSLTVALPPGGIAELGAIELEPVEAPDGVTLRGRVFDRASQAPIEGATINAGGSSAVSDGDGQYRIAGLDVGQTTLSVSAEGYRNRELSFTTGAHGVLERSIGLDPRDRGGLRLSSLRADADSYEAHREAELALDLENTGHETLVTRLYLAVFAADGALLSEEPVTPGLIGEHGSLPEEALEEARIRLDGGEQVTETFSWFTDARPPGDYELRVRAYEAFDGELLAERSRTVSVLPTRRVELLSVRPQPLYFPQGASDPLGFTVLLQHRSNEAFTVSGQFELADPDDEFVRREDFSFDLTPEQTDHRLDIPGSVFLAQQPGEHALSISVIEGPDPVIIHGESLFVAPGTRLEIEQHRSPGTVPPDGDHRIDIEIRLQGKEQ encoded by the coding sequence GTGGACGGCTCCTTCGAGCCTGGTGGCCCGGTGGCGAGCAACCTGCAATCGGACGCGGAAGCGGAACTGGCGCTGCTGGTTCTCGACCGTGGGGGATTTGCCCCCGGAGACGGATTGCTCGAGCGGCTCAGTGCGGGGGTCGACGACCACACCGAGCTGCTTGCGCTGGCAATCCGCCAGGCCAGCGTGCAGGGCCAACAAGCCCCGACTGAGCTCATTGAGACGCTTCTCGAGCGGCAGCAGCCGGATGGCGGTTTCGCCGATGCCCCGGGTCACCCGAGTTCCGTCCAGGCAACTGCCTTTGCCTTGCTCGCGCTGCAATCAGCCGGTCATGAGGCGGATTCGGCGGTCGAATCCGGGGTGCTGTTTCTCCGCGAACAACAGCAGCACGATGGTGGCTGGGAGGAAATAGAGAGCCTTTCCAGGGTTTATACGAGTGCACTGGCGACTCGTGCGCTGTCCCGCTACGCCTCTGCCTTTGGGCTTGGTCCCACTCTCACCGAAGCTCGCGCCTATCTGGTGGCTGAACGCCACAGTGACGGCGGCTATGGCACCAGCTGGGAAACGGCACATGCCCTGCTTGCGATTCTCCCGGTAACGCCGCGCGAAGAAGCATTCGAGCCCCCGTTGCAGTGGTTGCTGGGGCAGCAGGCCAGCGATGGCGACTGGGACGGAGACGTGTACTCGACCGCACTCGCCCTGCGGGCACTACATACCGCACAGCAGCTGGACGGAGGCGAAACCGTTCTGCCCGACGATCCCGACAAAAGCACGGTTGTCGGCCGGATTACGAGCGCGGCCAACGGCAGGCCCGTGGCTCAGGCCAGCGTGTTCAGGGAAGGGGACGAGGAACTGGTTGCCAACACGGGCAGCGACGGTGCCTTTGAGCTGGTCGTTCCGGCGGATAAGGACGTCACTCTGGTGTACGCGGCAGACGGTTTCAGCGGTACTACGCAGACAGTTCGGGTGAGCCGCTCTGAGCTGGTCGACCTGGGTGAGATCGCACTGATACCCGAGCCTGATACCGGGCGGCTGCTCGGTGCCGTGACCGACCGCGAGACAGGTGCACCGGTAGCGGAAGCACAAGCGCGGATATCCGGGGACAGCGCAGCGGAGACCGGCACCGGGAGCCACGGAAATTACGCGTTCGTGCTGCCGGCGGGCTCGTACACCGTCACCATAACGGCGCCCGGCTACCATCCGGTGAGCGTCGAGTTTCAACTGGCCGTGGCCCAGGACCTCAAGTTCTCTCCGGGGCTGACCCCGGTATCGGAACCTCCTCCCGGGGATGAGCCCGTGACAGTTACTGGTGAGGTACGTTCCTCCGGTAGCGGTGAGCCACTGGCGGGCGCATTGGTCTCCAGCGGGGCGCAGGAGGTTGCCACCGACGATACCGGTGGCTTCCGGTTCGATGCCATCGACACCGGCGAACAGACGTTCACGGTGACCGCGGCAGCCCATGAGGGGGTCTCCCTGACGGTGGCGCTGCCTCCGGGCGGAATTGCCGAACTGGGTGCAATCGAGCTTGAGCCCGTTGAGGCGCCTGATGGGGTGACGTTGCGGGGCAGGGTATTTGATCGTGCCTCGCAGGCGCCGATAGAAGGCGCCACGATCAACGCGGGAGGCTCGTCGGCGGTCTCCGACGGCGATGGACAGTACCGCATTGCCGGGCTCGATGTGGGGCAGACGACTCTGTCCGTGTCCGCGGAAGGCTACCGCAACAGGGAACTATCGTTCACCACGGGCGCCCATGGCGTCCTGGAACGCTCAATCGGGCTCGATCCGCGTGATCGCGGCGGTCTGCGGCTTTCCAGCCTCCGCGCCGATGCCGACAGTTACGAGGCCCACCGGGAAGCTGAGCTCGCGCTGGATCTGGAAAACACCGGCCACGAAACCCTGGTGACCCGACTGTACCTTGCCGTGTTCGCTGCCGACGGGGCGTTGCTGTCCGAAGAGCCGGTCACACCGGGACTGATCGGAGAGCATGGATCGTTGCCGGAGGAGGCGCTGGAAGAGGCCCGTATCCGGCTCGACGGTGGCGAGCAGGTAACCGAAACCTTCTCCTGGTTTACCGATGCTCGTCCGCCGGGGGACTACGAGCTTCGGGTGCGGGCCTATGAAGCCTTTGATGGCGAGTTGCTGGCGGAGCGCAGCCGCACCGTCAGCGTGTTGCCCACGCGCCGGGTCGAATTGCTCTCGGTCCGACCGCAGCCACTGTATTTCCCGCAGGGCGCCAGTGACCCGCTGGGCTTCACGGTCCTGCTGCAGCATCGCTCCAATGAGGCGTTCACTGTCTCTGGTCAGTTCGAGCTGGCCGACCCCGACGATGAATTCGTGCGTCGCGAAGATTTCTCTTTCGATCTCACACCGGAGCAGACGGACCACCGCCTGGATATTCCCGGTAGCGTCTTCCTGGCGCAGCAGCCGGGCGAGCACGCCCTCTCGATCTCCGTGATCGAAGGCCCCGACCCGGTGATCATTCACGGCGAGTCGCTGTTTGTCGCCCCCGGGACGCGCCTCGAAATCGAGCAGCATCGAAGCCCAGGGACGGTTCCCCCGGACGGGGATCACCGCATTGACATCGAAATCCGGTTGCAAGGGAAGGAACAGTAA
- a CDS encoding IS66 family transposase, whose protein sequence is MKRADTNTLPSSSDLQRELDEQRALVERLQAQLAEKEAAWAAEKRSLFEQIRLLLDNRFGPSTEKYSIKQQDLFFDEAESLVEEPAESGETAEAEEENQPAPSGGKRRRGGRAPLPPELPRVDIVHDLPEDEQQCACGCGALTRIGEEVTEQLDIIPAQIQVLRHVRIKYACRACEDGVQIADLPPQPLPKSNASPGLLAYIATAKYQDALPLYRQEQVFKRLGLELPRNTLARWMVDLGALLAPLAERMRAHLHSAELIHMDETTVQVNTEPGRAASSTSYMWVQRGGPPGAEVVLFDYDPSRSGQVPRRLLDDYGGILLTDGYEGYAQVVRDNAITHAGCWAHARRKFKEAQKVQPKGKTGKADRALASIGKLYRVEREAQGLPVEKRERLRATHSRPLIEDLRQWLDQSLEKVPPKSAIGKAVHYLNSQWPRLIRFLEDGRIPLDNNPAENAIRPFVVGRKNWLFSQTPRGAHASATIYSVIETAKINGLEPYAYLLEVLKNLPGATTGEAIDRLLPWHQDESLYALKPAE, encoded by the coding sequence ATGAAACGGGCCGATACCAACACGTTGCCATCCAGTTCCGATCTCCAGCGCGAGCTCGATGAGCAGCGCGCTCTGGTCGAACGCCTCCAGGCCCAACTCGCCGAGAAGGAGGCCGCGTGGGCGGCAGAGAAGCGCTCGCTGTTCGAGCAAATCCGGCTGCTGCTGGACAACCGCTTCGGCCCCTCCACCGAGAAGTACAGCATCAAGCAGCAGGACCTGTTCTTCGACGAGGCCGAGAGCCTGGTGGAAGAGCCCGCCGAGTCAGGTGAGACTGCCGAGGCGGAAGAGGAAAACCAGCCGGCCCCCAGTGGCGGCAAGCGTCGCCGGGGTGGGCGCGCCCCACTGCCGCCGGAGCTGCCTCGCGTGGACATCGTCCACGATCTCCCCGAGGACGAACAGCAGTGTGCCTGCGGCTGCGGTGCGCTCACCCGCATCGGCGAAGAGGTCACCGAGCAGCTCGACATCATCCCGGCCCAGATCCAGGTGCTGCGCCATGTGCGCATCAAGTACGCCTGCCGGGCCTGCGAGGACGGTGTCCAGATCGCCGATCTGCCGCCGCAGCCGCTGCCGAAGAGCAACGCGAGCCCCGGACTGCTTGCCTATATCGCCACCGCCAAGTACCAGGACGCGCTGCCGCTGTACCGCCAGGAGCAGGTCTTCAAACGACTGGGCCTGGAGCTGCCACGGAACACGCTCGCCCGCTGGATGGTGGACCTGGGTGCGTTGCTCGCGCCACTGGCCGAGCGCATGCGCGCCCATTTGCACAGTGCGGAGCTCATCCACATGGATGAGACCACCGTGCAGGTGAACACCGAGCCCGGGCGGGCCGCCTCCAGCACCTCGTACATGTGGGTCCAACGCGGCGGGCCGCCCGGAGCCGAGGTGGTGCTGTTCGACTACGATCCCAGCCGCTCGGGCCAGGTCCCGCGGCGCCTGCTGGATGACTATGGTGGTATCCTGCTCACCGACGGCTACGAGGGCTATGCCCAGGTCGTGCGCGATAATGCCATCACCCATGCCGGGTGCTGGGCGCATGCGCGCCGCAAGTTCAAAGAGGCCCAGAAGGTCCAGCCCAAGGGCAAGACCGGCAAGGCCGACCGGGCGCTGGCGTCCATCGGCAAGCTCTACCGGGTGGAGCGCGAAGCCCAGGGCCTGCCCGTTGAGAAGCGTGAACGCCTGCGCGCCACGCACAGCCGGCCGCTGATCGAGGATCTGCGCCAGTGGCTTGACCAGTCCCTGGAGAAGGTGCCGCCGAAGAGCGCCATCGGCAAGGCCGTGCACTACCTCAACAGCCAATGGCCCCGGCTCATCCGCTTCCTGGAGGATGGCCGCATCCCGCTGGACAACAACCCCGCGGAGAACGCCATTCGGCCGTTCGTGGTGGGGCGCAAAAACTGGCTGTTCAGTCAGACGCCGCGGGGTGCGCACGCCAGTGCCACGATCTACAGCGTCATCGAGACGGCCAAGATCAACGGCCTGGAGCCCTACGCGTACCTGCTCGAGGTGTTAAAGAACCTGCCGGGCGCGACAACCGGCGAGGCCATCGACCGACTGCTGCCGTGGCATCAGGACGAGAGCCTATACGCGCTCAAACCCGCTGAGTAG
- a CDS encoding transglutaminase family protein translates to MYDHAFLGWLNSRTRTKRLIALLVILAFLGLSATPTIAAVQQASERRAVQQSLEPSGWQAMEQTVTQLRRTLLELRGHWDERRDALDPQAVADLLDRVDRLHQRLERQQDKALAREQRLAERLARGNVPEHVRERHRQSMDGVGERLNAVLSALQGVTVEDPETLGPDAIDAALGALSPDEDVRPARAPEPLRLPSKAVEPEERREPRTTPDAFIKDELSSRALPELAAHGEFDLEGLPGASEPRWLESTAEVTLTEAIKDKAAELGHDPVRIHAWVRNNIAWLPTWGAAQTAEHTLSSRQGNAFDIASLQIALLRASDIPARYVHGTIEVEADAFRNWAGGFEDIGNATDFAASGGIPLTTLVQGGEVRQVRMEHIWVEAALDYFPSRGAVMESADAWVPLDSSFKQYEFFDGIDVAEVTGIDPEQVAEQFLGSGTLKEEAGYIQGFDAGILQATQNDAEGALEAHIASLPDDATVRDVLGGREIITRDFTMLPARLPNAITTVGARHDALPAALQHRITFGLGRDILGNLLNTVEFAWSEVNGERITLSFSPATADDEAALEALLPEGDIDDPADLPDTIPAGLVNLVPELRVAGEVVAKGERLAVGEEMDFAFRVNQRGIGVDTAGKDVVAGSYLHVTVAGGSVSPARLDRVRQRVEATTDALESENEQHLAGLTREELLGDLFHAGMLGYFAQLEAFSHQQAREVSAQVNLAPSAGTYGYTPNVSTLFGIPRAITPGGVTMDLDRIARTVSQPEDPDFDRATLNTQIGALTSALEHGIPEQQFSTEDERAEGISAAKALAIANAEGQRIYTIDQSNRDEALAALNLSSDTTSEIRQAVDAGREVTTHTDPVAVPGWQGAGYVVLDPETGSGAWLIEGGLNGGFLDIVNNLFFNLSGAAVDILSFLGRTIQAIGDYATALQDVSRLLIGAAAVIKAAATWTETESIQKTAMAVAINLMVSFVVVATVAFLATLTISLA, encoded by the coding sequence ATGTACGACCACGCATTCCTCGGGTGGCTCAATTCGCGGACGCGAACCAAGAGGCTGATCGCGCTCCTGGTGATTCTCGCCTTTCTCGGCCTGTCCGCCACGCCGACGATTGCAGCCGTGCAGCAGGCCTCCGAGCGCAGGGCCGTTCAGCAAAGCCTGGAACCCTCGGGCTGGCAAGCCATGGAGCAAACCGTCACGCAGCTCCGCAGAACCTTGCTGGAGTTACGTGGGCATTGGGACGAACGCCGTGATGCCCTTGACCCTCAAGCCGTCGCTGACCTACTGGATAGAGTCGATCGCCTGCACCAGCGCCTTGAGAGACAGCAGGACAAAGCCCTGGCGCGTGAACAACGGCTTGCCGAGCGGCTTGCCCGGGGGAACGTGCCCGAGCATGTGCGCGAGCGCCACCGGCAATCCATGGACGGAGTAGGCGAGCGCCTGAATGCGGTGCTGAGCGCCCTCCAGGGCGTCACGGTCGAAGATCCTGAAACCCTGGGGCCGGACGCTATCGATGCCGCCCTGGGCGCCCTGTCGCCGGACGAGGACGTCCGGCCTGCGCGCGCTCCCGAGCCACTGCGACTGCCGTCGAAGGCCGTCGAACCAGAGGAAAGGCGTGAACCGCGGACGACCCCCGATGCGTTCATAAAGGACGAACTCAGCAGCCGGGCCCTGCCGGAACTGGCCGCTCATGGTGAATTCGATCTCGAAGGCCTGCCCGGAGCATCCGAGCCACGCTGGCTTGAAAGTACAGCGGAAGTCACGCTGACAGAGGCGATCAAGGACAAGGCCGCCGAGCTTGGGCACGACCCGGTACGGATTCACGCCTGGGTGCGCAACAACATCGCCTGGCTGCCGACCTGGGGTGCGGCGCAGACCGCAGAACACACCCTGTCGTCCCGCCAGGGTAACGCCTTCGATATTGCCTCTTTGCAGATAGCCCTGCTGCGGGCCTCCGATATTCCGGCCCGCTATGTGCACGGTACCATCGAAGTCGAGGCGGACGCGTTCCGGAACTGGGCCGGCGGTTTCGAGGACATCGGCAACGCGACCGACTTTGCCGCCTCCGGCGGTATTCCGCTGACGACGCTGGTGCAGGGCGGTGAAGTGCGTCAGGTGCGCATGGAACACATCTGGGTGGAAGCAGCCCTGGACTACTTCCCCTCCCGGGGCGCGGTCATGGAATCCGCCGACGCCTGGGTGCCGCTTGATTCCTCATTCAAGCAATACGAGTTTTTCGATGGCATCGATGTTGCCGAAGTCACGGGCATCGACCCGGAGCAGGTTGCCGAGCAGTTCCTTGGCAGCGGCACCCTGAAAGAGGAGGCCGGCTACATTCAGGGCTTTGACGCCGGCATCCTCCAGGCCACCCAGAACGATGCCGAGGGCGCCCTTGAGGCCCACATCGCGAGTCTGCCCGATGACGCCACCGTCCGCGACGTGCTCGGTGGCCGCGAGATCATTACCCGTGACTTCACCATGTTGCCCGCACGCCTCCCCAATGCCATCACCACCGTCGGAGCGCGCCACGACGCCCTGCCCGCCGCCCTGCAGCACCGCATCACCTTTGGCCTGGGCAGGGACATTCTCGGCAACCTGCTCAACACCGTCGAGTTCGCCTGGTCCGAGGTCAACGGCGAGCGCATCACCCTGTCGTTCAGCCCGGCGACCGCGGATGATGAAGCGGCGCTGGAAGCCCTGCTGCCCGAGGGGGATATCGACGACCCGGCTGATTTGCCGGACACCATCCCGGCGGGCCTGGTAAATCTCGTGCCCGAACTGCGCGTGGCCGGTGAGGTGGTCGCCAAGGGCGAGCGCCTGGCCGTGGGCGAGGAGATGGATTTCGCCTTCCGGGTGAACCAGCGCGGCATCGGTGTCGATACGGCGGGGAAGGATGTGGTCGCGGGGTCGTATCTCCATGTCACCGTCGCCGGTGGCAGTGTGTCTCCGGCACGGCTCGACCGGGTGCGCCAGCGGGTCGAGGCCACCACCGATGCGCTTGAGTCCGAGAACGAGCAGCACCTTGCCGGCCTGACCCGGGAGGAGCTCCTCGGGGATCTGTTCCATGCCGGCATGCTGGGGTACTTCGCCCAGCTCGAGGCATTCAGTCACCAACAGGCGCGGGAAGTGAGCGCACAGGTCAATCTTGCGCCATCAGCGGGCACCTATGGCTACACCCCCAATGTCAGCACCCTGTTCGGCATCCCGAGAGCAATCACCCCCGGCGGGGTGACGATGGATCTGGACCGCATCGCCCGCACCGTGAGCCAGCCGGAGGACCCGGACTTCGACCGGGCGACGCTCAACACCCAGATCGGGGCGCTGACCTCGGCGCTGGAACACGGTATACCGGAGCAGCAGTTCTCGACGGAGGATGAACGGGCGGAAGGGATATCGGCGGCCAAGGCGCTGGCGATTGCCAATGCCGAGGGCCAACGGATCTACACTATTGATCAGAGCAACCGCGATGAGGCGCTCGCGGCACTGAACCTCTCCAGCGACACCACCTCGGAGATCCGCCAGGCGGTGGATGCCGGCCGGGAAGTGACCACGCACACCGACCCGGTGGCCGTGCCCGGTTGGCAGGGCGCGGGCTATGTTGTGCTGGACCCCGAGACTGGTAGCGGGGCCTGGTTGATCGAAGGGGGGTTGAATGGTGGGTTCCTTGATATCGTCAACAATCTTTTCTTTAACTTGTCCGGTGCTGCCGTTGATATCCTAAGCTTCCTAGGAAGAACCATCCAAGCAATTGGAGATTACGCCACTGCGCTACAGGATGTCTCCCGTCTACTGATTGGTGCGGCGGCCGTTATTAAGGCAGCAGCGACATGGACAGAGACCGAAAGCATTCAAAAGACTGCGATGGCTGTTGCAATAAACCTCATGGTTTCCTTCGTGGTCGTGGCAACAGTCGCCTTTTTGGCAACTCTGACCATTAGCTTGGCATAG
- a CDS encoding nitrate/nitrite transporter, whose product MTMAARIRGSRLATLIVTSFGFFMGISGIALFGPTAAQLREPMELTATQVGWLVAMPALSGALIRVMFGAWADATGGKKPFLALLGIMLAAMAVLVWLLFAYYPDNMGPAFFPLLLLLGAVIGFGVDVFSVGIPMNAYWNPMRKQGTALGVFAGFGNAGAGAFTLLVPFMVAALTLPGAYLVWIALVGLAFVLVALFAQNAPYFQLRADHGLDQAEAERVAGELGQEAFPRGSMFPALMEAARAWRTWALVSTYFVSFGGFLALTAWLPTYWYTFHELPITTAGVLAAVFGILTGLIRVPGGLLADRIGGEPANMLAFSAALAGALLLTFTGTVAVAFLGTLLIAFGFGVANAAQFSLVPVYLPCAIGGAAGWIGGLGGFGGTLLPPVMGAFADWGGHGGYATGFVVFAGLCVFSLAVITLLRLTRPDAADELVAAEPAAAS is encoded by the coding sequence ATGACCATGGCAGCACGTATTCGGGGGAGTCGCCTGGCGACCTTGATCGTTACCTCGTTCGGTTTCTTCATGGGGATATCAGGCATCGCGCTGTTCGGCCCCACCGCCGCCCAGTTGCGTGAACCCATGGAGCTGACCGCCACCCAGGTGGGCTGGCTGGTGGCCATGCCAGCCCTCAGTGGCGCCCTCATCCGGGTGATGTTCGGCGCCTGGGCGGATGCCACCGGCGGCAAGAAGCCGTTTCTCGCCCTGCTCGGCATCATGCTGGCGGCCATGGCCGTGCTGGTGTGGCTGCTGTTCGCCTATTATCCGGACAACATGGGCCCCGCCTTCTTCCCGTTGCTGCTCCTGCTGGGGGCCGTGATCGGTTTCGGCGTGGACGTCTTCTCCGTGGGTATTCCCATGAACGCCTACTGGAACCCCATGCGCAAGCAGGGAACGGCACTGGGCGTCTTCGCCGGCTTCGGCAATGCCGGCGCCGGCGCCTTTACGCTGCTGGTGCCGTTCATGGTGGCCGCGCTCACGCTGCCGGGAGCTTACCTGGTCTGGATCGCCCTGGTGGGGCTGGCCTTCGTTCTTGTTGCGCTGTTCGCCCAGAATGCCCCGTACTTCCAGCTGCGCGCCGATCACGGTCTGGATCAGGCCGAGGCGGAACGCGTGGCCGGTGAGCTCGGTCAGGAGGCCTTCCCGCGGGGCAGCATGTTCCCGGCGCTCATGGAGGCGGCACGCGCCTGGCGCACATGGGCCCTGGTCAGCACCTATTTCGTCTCCTTCGGCGGGTTCCTGGCGCTGACTGCATGGCTGCCCACCTACTGGTACACCTTCCACGAGTTGCCCATTACCACTGCGGGGGTACTGGCCGCCGTGTTCGGGATTCTTACCGGGCTGATCCGGGTCCCCGGCGGCCTGCTCGCGGACCGCATCGGCGGCGAGCCGGCCAATATGCTGGCCTTCAGCGCTGCCCTGGCCGGCGCCCTGCTGCTCACTTTCACCGGCACCGTTGCGGTTGCCTTCCTCGGCACCCTGCTGATTGCGTTCGGGTTCGGCGTGGCGAATGCCGCCCAGTTCAGTCTGGTGCCGGTCTATCTGCCCTGTGCCATCGGTGGGGCTGCGGGCTGGATCGGGGGGCTCGGCGGTTTCGGCGGCACACTGCTGCCCCCGGTGATGGGTGCGTTCGCGGACTGGGGCGGGCACGGCGGCTATGCCACCGGTTTCGTTGTCTTCGCCGGCCTGTGCGTGTTCAGTCTGGCGGTGATCACGCTGCTGCGTCTGACCCGGCCGGATGCGGCCGACGAGCTGGTTGCCGCAGAGCCTGCAGCAGCCAGCTGA
- a CDS encoding transglutaminase-like domain-containing protein, with protein MAGEILLNAEAASVQGCDLDARARAGFGDRLHPILSFRQGNAFDIASLQIALLRASDIPARYVHGTIEVEADAFRSWAGGFEDIGNATGFAAVLYVIYVSGEFPLIHGVSVSKESDPIHFYFWFFLAASSVIVT; from the coding sequence ATGGCCGGCGAAATTCTATTGAACGCGGAGGCTGCGAGCGTGCAAGGCTGTGATCTAGACGCTCGAGCGCGAGCAGGATTTGGCGATCGATTACATCCCATCCTGTCGTTCCGCCAGGGTAACGCCTTCGATATTGCCTCTTTGCAGATAGCCCTTCTGCGGGCCTCCGACATTCCGGCCCGCTATGTGCACGGCACCATCGAAGTCGAGGCGGACGCGTTCCGGAGCTGGGCCGGCGGTTTCGAGGACATCGGCAACGCGACCGGCTTTGCCGCCGTTTTGTATGTCATTTATGTGTCCGGAGAGTTCCCGCTAATTCATGGGGTCAGTGTTTCGAAAGAAAGTGATCCAATACACTTTTATTTTTGGTTTTTTCTTGCAGCCTCTTCGGTAATAGTCACCTGA
- a CDS encoding DUF2721 domain-containing protein, whose translation MIPFAAIEDQVSAMELTLATPALLFPAISLLLLAYTNRFLALAALIRDLQSRYRDTHERNLYQQIENLRRRVLLIRNMQVMGVASLFLCVVCMLVLLAGWHGTALALFVISLLLMLLSLALSLREIQISVEALNIQLSGMRDGTAPETRERAERDPPSAP comes from the coding sequence ATGATCCCTTTCGCCGCCATCGAGGACCAAGTCTCCGCCATGGAACTCACCCTGGCCACGCCCGCGCTGTTGTTCCCGGCCATCTCCCTGCTGCTGCTGGCCTACACCAACCGTTTCCTGGCCCTGGCGGCGCTGATCCGGGATCTCCAGTCCCGCTACCGGGATACCCACGAACGCAACCTCTATCAGCAGATCGAGAACCTGCGTCGACGGGTGTTACTGATCCGCAACATGCAGGTCATGGGCGTGGCCAGCCTGTTCCTGTGCGTGGTGTGCATGCTGGTGTTGCTGGCGGGCTGGCACGGCACGGCACTGGCGCTGTTCGTCATCAGCTTGCTGTTGATGCTGCTCTCCCTGGCGCTATCCCTGCGCGAGATACAGATCTCCGTGGAGGCGTTGAACATCCAGCTCAGCGGCATGCGGGACGGCACCGCACCGGAAACCCGGGAGCGGGCGGAACGCGATCCTCCGTCCGCTCCCTGA